A portion of the Juglans microcarpa x Juglans regia isolate MS1-56 chromosome 1D, Jm3101_v1.0, whole genome shotgun sequence genome contains these proteins:
- the LOC121251352 gene encoding protein JINGUBANG-like, which translates to MHKLRSTSRGRRIFSDQEGSKHGQKFGRLKNPDNPDDGCDQEEGGDRYNISRPSMSNASVQSESAPAPDYDVTDPLMVLDNSSGAYEPSTTSTSPLTESPWSCHMSAPHPGHDQHNPSSDVSGNALLGSLVREEGHIYSLAAAGDLLYTGSDSKNIRVWKNQRQFSGFKSDSGLVKAIVIAGKRMIFTGHQDGRIRVWKMSSKNPSVHKRVGTLPTMGDYLKSSMKPKNYVEVRRHRSVVWIKHYDAISCLSLSEDRSLLYSASWDKTFKVWRISDSKCLESINAHDDAVNTLVAGFDGLVFTGSADGSVKVWRREVQGKGTKHFFSQTLLKQECAVTALVVDPEGTLVYSGSSNGLVNYWERENSLSHGGVLKGHKLAVLCLATAGKLVFSGSADMGICVWKRTTTLEGSEHTCLLVLTGHTGPVKCLAVGKDHESTVPEEHQRWILYSGSLDESVKVWKVSEEGPTTMEQNIDNQVRHNGTQVLPLKSAPSFSTRA; encoded by the coding sequence ATGCATAAACTGAGAAGCACGTCAAGAGGGCGCCGGATATTCTCGGATCAAGAGGGAAGCAAACATGGGCAAAAATTTGGCAGGCTCAAGAATCCGGATAATCCGGATGATGGCTGTGATCAGGAGGAGGGCGGTGATCGCTATAATATTAGTCGTCCGAGCATGAGCAACGCTTCGGTCCAGTCGGAGAGTGCTCCGGCTCCTGACTACGACGTCACCGACCCTCTAATGGTGTTGGACAACAGTTCTGGTGCTTACGAGCCTTCGACGACGTCCACGTCTCCTTTAACCGAGTCCCCATGGTCATGCCACATGAGTGCTCCTCATCCTGGTCATGATCAGCATAATCCTTCCTCAGATGTCTCGGGCAACGCACTCCTCGGCTCGCTGGTCCGGGAAGAAGGCCATATATACTCACTGGCAGCCGCAGGGGACTTGTTGTATACTGGGTCCGATAGCAAGAACATCCGGGTATGGAAGAATCAACGACAGTTTTCTGGGTTCAAATCGGATAGTGGGTTGGTTAAAGCAATAGTCATTGCCGGGAAGAGGATGATCTTTACGGGTCATCAGGACGGGAGGATCCGAGTGTGGAAGATGTCATCGAAGAATCCAAGCGTTCACAAGCGTGTAGGCACGCTTCCAACCATGGGAGATTATCTCAAAAGCTCGATGAAACCAAAGAACTACGTGGAAGTGAGGCGTCACCGCAGCGTGGTATGGATCAAACACTACGATGCCATCTCGTGCCTTAGCTTGAGCGAAGATAGATCTCTACTCTATTCAGCTTCTTGGGACAAAACCTTCAAAGTCTGGCGAATCTCGGACTCCAAGTGCTTGGAATCAATCAATGCTCATGACGACGCCGTGAATACCTTGGTAGCGGGTTTTGACGGCTTAGTGTTCACTGGCTCTGCCGATGGTAGCGTCAAGGTCTGGCGCAGAGAGGTACAAGGGAAGGGAACGAAGCATTTCTTTTCACAAACGTTGTTGAAGCAAGAGTGCGCGGTGACAGCATTGGTTGTTGATCCTGAAGGCACCTTAGTTTACAGCGGCTCATCGAACGGGCTTGTTAACTACTGGGAGCGCGAAAACTCTCTGTCGCACGGCGGGGTATTGAAAGGCCATAAACTGGCAGTGTTGTGCTTAGCCACGGCTGGGAAGCTTGTATTTAGCGGATCAGCAGACATGGGGATATGCGTGTGGAAGAGAACGACGACATTGGAGGGATCAGAGCACACATGCTTGTTGGTGTTGACGGGCCATACAGGGCCGGTCAAGTGTTTGGCCGTGGGAAAGGATCACGAATCAACGGTACCCGAGGAGCACCAGCGGTGGATTTTGTACAGTGGCAGTTTGGACGAGTCCGTGAAGGTGTGGAAGGTTTCGGAAGAAGGGCCAACAACCATGGAACAGAATATTGATAATCAAGTAAGGCACAACGGTACTCAGGTGCTCCCATTGAAGTCAGCTCCAAGCTTCTCCACTCGCGCATGA
- the LOC121254909 gene encoding extra-large guanine nucleotide-binding protein 1, translating into MLAAVPPVETSDAENGAEYSFAVEYSGPPVTYDLPRAVPINVERIPVAAVVAQVSLSDKISLPVVQPLLAPDPRSKKFSRELITLGSDSATVVSPTSVIAFDRDNESVRQCKELELVSEATVSPTSVIAFEERDTGNEGCVVSGEFTSSGVLEYSNGHYGSGDLSDVANSSRALGFSSISHELSHELLGGAGSSSTIEFSDILDKSQGSSLRVSNGRKESLDINNDLNQADWVSNESVLSFDYPSSRISSIKAVDCNNESNYDLKRTPVVTFRDVEADGAFDEECTQDEPETMPAKRVPQTKGKKGSCYRCFKGNRFTEKEVCIVCDAKYCSNCVLRAMGSMPEGRKCVTCIGFPIDESKRENLGKCSRMLKRLLNDLEVRQIMRSEKKCEANQLPPQYVCVNGQPLSHEELVLLQTCPNPPKKLKPGNYWYDKVSGLWGKEGQKPAKIISPHLNVGGPIRQEASNGNTQVFINGREITKVELRMLQLAGVQCAGNPHFWVNDDGSYQEEGQKNTRGYIWGKAGTKLVCALLSLPVLSKFSNSCGEQVSSLVNKTVPDYFEQRILQKLLLVGYNGSGASTIFKQAKILYKEVPFSEEELESMKLKIQSNVYRYLGILLEGRERFEEEGLIELKKKLSSGKIGSTGNRVNNDDKTIYSVGPRLKAFSDWLLKTMVSGNLEVIFPAATREYAPLVEELWNDSAIRATYARRTELEVLPTVASYFLERATAILRTDYEPSNLDILSAEGVTSSNGLACVDFSFSPSAPDDNIDAVDQHDSLLRYQLIRVPARGLGENCKWLEMFEDVGMAIFCVALSDYDQFSFDGSGSITNNMMQSRKLFESIVNHPTFGQMDFLLILNKFDLFEEKIERVPLTECEWFDDFHPLISRHRSNSNSNSINNSPSLGLLAFHYIAVKFKRLYSSLTGRKLYVSLVKGLERDSVDAALKYAREILKWDEERANFSLSEHSIYSTEASSFSH; encoded by the exons ATGTTAGCGGCGGTGCCTCCGGTTGAAACATCGGACGCCGAGAATGGTGCCGAGTACTCGTTTGCCGTGGAATACAGTGGCCCGCCCGTAACCTACGATCTCCCCCGTGCCGTTCCAATCAACGTTGAGCGAATTCCCGTGGCGGCCGTGGTCGCCCAGGTCTCCTTGTCGGATAAAATTTCCCTGCCCGTTGTACAGCCACTCTTAGCTCCCGATCCTCGGAGCAAAAAGTTCTCCAGAGAGCTAATAACATTAGGTTCTGACTCTGCTACTGTGGTTTCCCCGACTTCCGTGATTGCGTTCGACCGAGATAATGAAAGTGTTCGTCAGTGCAAAGAGCTAGAGTTAGTTTCTGAAGCAACTGTGTCTCCTACTTCTGTGATTGCCTTTGAGGAGAGAGACACGGGCAATGAAGGTTGTGTTGTGTCGGGTGAGTTTACTAGCTCCGGCGTGTTAGAATATTCGAATGGCCATTATGGGTCCGGTGATTTGTCTGATGTAGCTAACAGCTCGAGGGCATTGGGGTTTTCGTCCATCAGCCATGAGCTTTCCCACGAGTTATTAGGTGGAGCTGGGAGCTCAAGCACGATAGAGTTTTCTGATATATTGGATAAGTCACAAGGAAGCTCTCTGAGGGTTTCTAATGGTCGGAAGGAGAGTTTAGACATAAATAATGATTTGAATCAAGCAGATTGGGTGTCAAATGAAtcagttttgagttttgattaCCCATCATCTCGAATTTCTTCTATTAAGGCTGTGGACTGCAATAATGAATCGAATTATGATCTTAAGCGAACCCCAGTTGTAACTTTTCGTGATGTTGAGGCCGATGGTGCTTTTGATGAGGAATGTACTCAGGATGAGCCTGAGACCATGCCTGCGAAGCGAGTGCCACAAACGAAAGGGAAGAAAGGATCATGCTATCGGTGCTTTAAGGGAAACAGGTTCACCGAAAAGGAGGTTTGCATTGTTTGTGATGCAAAATATTGCAGTAATTGTGTGCTTCGAGCTATGGGATCAATGCCGGAAGGTAGGAAATGCGTTACCTGCATTGGGTTCCCGATTGACGAGTCAAAACGAGAAAATTTGGGGAAGTGCTCTCGGATGCTTAAGCGGCTGCTTAATGACTTGGAGGTTCGACAGATCATGAGGAGTGAGAAGAAGTGTGAAGCAAATCAACTACCACCGCAGTATGTTTGTGTGAATGGACAACCTCTTTCACACGAGGAGCTGGTATTATTGCAGACCTGCCCAAACCCACCAAAGAAGCTCAAACCAGGGAACTATTGGTATGATAAAGTATCTGGTCTGTGGGGAAAG GAAGGACAGAAGCCTGCAAAGATTATTAGTCCCCACTTGAATGTTGGAGGTCCCATCAGGCAAGAAGCTAGCAACGGAAACACACAAGTTTTTATAAATGGGCGGGAGATTACTAAAGTAGAGCTTCGCATGTTACAG TTGGCAGGAGTTCAGTGTGCTGGGAACCCGCACTTTTGGGTGAATGATGATGGGTCATACCAAGAAGAGGGACAGAAGAATACAAGAGGGTATATTTGGGGCAAG GCTGGAACAAAGCTTGTTTGTGCTCTCTTGTCCCTGCCCGTTCTTTCTAAATTCTCGAATTCTTGTGGAGAACAAGTAAGCAGTCTGGTTAATAAAACTGTCCCCGACTACTTTGAGCAGAGAATACTTCAGAAGCTTCTCTTAGTTGGATATAATGGATCTGGTGCAAGTACTATATTTAAGCAG GCCAAGATTCTTTATAAAGAAGTTCCTTTTTCTGAGGAAGAGCTGGAAAGTATGAAGTTGAAGATTCAGAGCAATGTATATAGATATCTTGGTATACTTCTTGAGGGGCGTGAGCGTTTTGAAGAAGAAGGGCtcattgagttgaaaaaaaagcTTTCCTCTGGTAAAATTGGCTCCACAG GGAACAGGGTTAACAATGATGACAAAACTATTTATTCTGTTGGCCCAAGGCTGAAAGCTTTCTCCGATTGGCTTCTTAAAACTATGGTGTCGGGAAATTTGGAAGTTATCTTTCCAGCTGCTACTCGGGAATACGCACCATTGGTCGAGGAGTTATGGAATGATTCAGCCATTCGGGCCACATATGCTCGGAGAACTGAATTGGAAGTGCTACCAACTGTTGCAAGTTATTTCTTAGAGCGG GCCACTGCCATATTGAGAACAGACTATGAACCGTCAAATTTGGATATCCTATCTGCTGAGGGTGTTACTTCATCAAATGGGCTTGCTTGCGTTGACTTCTCATTTTCCCCGTCAGCACCTGATGATAACATTGATGCTGTCGATCAGCATGATTCTTTACTAAG GTACCAGCTTATTAGAGTACCAGCCAGAGGCTTGGGAGAAAACTGCAAGTGGCTAGAGATGTTTGAAGATGTTGGCATGGCCATTTTCTGTGTTGCCCTTAGTGACTATGACCAGTTTTCTTTTGATGGGAGTGGTTCTATCACTAACAATATGATGCAGAGcagaaaattatttgaaagtATTGTGAATCATCCAACCTTTGGTCAGATGGACTTCCttttaatactaaataaatTTGATCTCTTTGAGGAAAAGATAGAACGGGTACCATTGACTGAGTGTGAATGGTTTGATGATTTTCATCCGCTGATAAGTCGTCATCGCTCcaacagcaacagcaacagcaTCAATAATAGCCCTTCGCTGGGTCTGCTGGCATTCCACTATATTGCAGTGAAGTTCAAGAGACTTTATTCTTCCCTCACCGGACGGAAGTTGTATGTTTCTCTGGTGAAGGGATTGGAGCGTGATAGTGTTGATGCAGCTCTTAAATATGCAAGGGAGATTCTGAAATGGGACGAAGAGAGAGCCAACTTCAGCTTGAGTGAGCATTCAATTTATAGTACAGAGGCAAGCTCCTTCTCTCATTGA